Proteins from a genomic interval of Rhodothermales bacterium:
- a CDS encoding sigma-54-dependent Fis family transcriptional regulator — protein MSNTEEPTTPSALQTLSSIAATINSLEDPDHLLERVLEAAMESIGAERGFVILESARGLPDLEVKSYRNFNDDELVKLEHISRTVVTQVIKSGDPLLLYEAQKDDRFGSTESIVVEQIQSIACVPLSLRARRIGAIYLDSVSQPGRFTRESLPLLTAIADQSAVAIENARLYRSIRDENRHLRGEVQRLYGFDEIIGRSRPMRDVFDTISRVIDSDASVLLQGESGTGKELAARAIHYNGSRKEQPFVAVFCGSLPDELLESELFGHKKGSFTGAVADKKGLFEAAHTGSIFLDEIADLSPRMQTTLLRVLQDGEIRRVGDTDVRRVNVRVISATNQSLEERTKSGDFREDLFYRLNTIEITMPPLRLRGGDIDLLANHFLDKFATKGRAHIRGFAAESLDLLREYAWPGNVRELENVIERAVVLSKGDTISPEDLKLRPMEDRDPFEAGMTLKDVERIVTLRTLKDLDGNISEAARTLGVSRRWLHYRLKEWGSEEQ, from the coding sequence ATGAGTAATACGGAAGAACCCACAACCCCGAGCGCACTGCAAACGCTTTCCTCAATTGCAGCCACGATCAACTCGCTGGAAGATCCGGACCATCTTCTTGAGCGCGTTCTCGAAGCAGCGATGGAGTCGATCGGGGCCGAACGCGGCTTTGTCATTCTGGAATCTGCACGTGGACTGCCGGATCTGGAGGTGAAGAGCTATCGCAATTTCAACGACGACGAACTGGTCAAACTCGAGCACATCTCGCGGACGGTCGTGACTCAGGTCATCAAGTCGGGCGACCCTCTCCTGCTCTACGAGGCACAGAAAGACGATCGGTTTGGATCGACCGAGAGCATCGTCGTGGAGCAGATCCAGTCCATCGCCTGCGTGCCCCTCTCGCTGCGTGCCCGGCGCATCGGAGCGATTTATCTCGACAGTGTATCGCAGCCGGGCCGATTTACTCGCGAGAGTTTACCGCTCCTGACGGCCATCGCGGATCAATCGGCTGTAGCGATTGAGAATGCTCGACTCTACCGCTCTATCCGCGACGAGAACCGGCATCTCCGGGGTGAGGTGCAACGACTTTATGGATTCGACGAGATCATCGGGCGCAGCCGACCGATGCGGGACGTTTTTGACACCATCTCGAGAGTTATCGATTCGGACGCCTCGGTACTTCTTCAGGGTGAGAGCGGAACCGGAAAGGAGCTCGCAGCCCGTGCCATCCACTACAACGGAAGTCGAAAGGAGCAGCCGTTCGTGGCCGTTTTCTGTGGATCGCTGCCGGATGAATTGCTTGAGAGTGAGCTGTTCGGTCACAAGAAGGGATCGTTCACCGGAGCTGTCGCCGATAAGAAGGGTTTGTTCGAAGCTGCCCACACCGGCTCCATCTTTCTCGATGAGATAGCGGATCTGAGTCCCCGTATGCAGACGACTCTGCTACGCGTCCTCCAGGATGGAGAGATCCGTCGCGTCGGTGACACGGATGTGCGACGAGTTAACGTCAGGGTTATCTCAGCGACGAACCAGTCTCTTGAGGAGCGGACGAAGTCGGGAGATTTCCGCGAGGATCTTTTCTACAGATTGAACACGATAGAAATAACGATGCCTCCGCTTCGCCTCCGAGGTGGTGACATCGATCTTCTCGCGAATCACTTTCTGGACAAGTTCGCCACCAAAGGGCGAGCACACATCCGGGGATTTGCGGCGGAGTCATTGGACTTGCTCCGCGAGTATGCGTGGCCCGGAAATGTTCGAGAGCTCGAGAACGTGATCGAGCGCGCCGTTGTGCTCAGCAAAGGAGATACCATTTCACCCGAAGATCTCAAGCTTCGACCGATGGAAGATCGTGATCCGTTCGAGGCGGGAATGACTCTAAAGGACGTGGAGCGGATCGTGACATTGCGAACGCTGAAAGACCTCGATGGCAATATCTCCGAGGCGGCGCGCACGCTTGGCGTTTCGCGAAGGTGGCTACACTATCGGCTAAAAGAATGGGGCTCCGAGGAGCAGTAG
- a CDS encoding serine/threonine protein kinase, with protein MGLRGAVAGIQPFAEISRRATTIVYKGYDSSLDRYVLLKVLRPEFAVHNDIADRFKSEAQLLARVVHPNVVSVYSYGEEGGVTYMATEYVEGQSLDELLQRGPLPSTIAAGILQRTAAGLAAAHAEGVLHRDFKPDNILVSAKGAVKLTDFGLAVSQDAAEKSPAMAGTLPYMAPEIIGGGAPSESSDLFAVGATFFEMLTGRRAFSGDSESEIIDGLLSASPMQDVELFTDAPSGLMVICSKLLQKDPAGRFASATELEHALMKGQRVAVEDVDIAAYVADPSGWAPPAARAKPVDDNSMRPAAHERRLARPVASWALAVTVVAAAIFLVTRLLPDADSGRLAEESLDSATVDVLNTRVSEDLLPDASTSERTIPILNEEQKPDVEPEATQPTRITTIDPVVPATAALDSAGVEVAFDTATVVAGPGFLAVRCIPWATIWIDGDSLATASLDTLRLASGDHEILLRNPDFPDVRRTVRIDPDEFTRLDVSLWSTVARLSLTVIPWAEIEIDGAVVDTIPPQVRPLILAPGAHRLRLIHPDLGEISRDIVLTAGEHRNLAYNMRQERSQ; from the coding sequence ATGGGGCTCCGAGGAGCAGTAGCAGGTATCCAGCCGTTTGCCGAAATCAGTCGGCGGGCGACGACGATCGTATACAAGGGATACGACTCGTCGCTGGACCGCTATGTATTGTTGAAAGTCTTGCGTCCGGAGTTTGCCGTACACAACGACATTGCAGATCGATTCAAGAGCGAGGCGCAACTGCTGGCAAGGGTCGTTCATCCCAACGTTGTGTCGGTCTATTCCTACGGCGAAGAAGGTGGCGTGACCTACATGGCCACCGAGTATGTCGAGGGTCAGTCACTGGACGAGTTGCTGCAACGCGGTCCGCTGCCCTCGACCATCGCAGCCGGCATCCTCCAGAGAACCGCGGCCGGTCTCGCCGCTGCGCACGCTGAAGGTGTATTGCACCGCGATTTCAAGCCGGACAACATCCTCGTTTCGGCGAAGGGCGCTGTGAAGTTGACGGATTTCGGACTGGCTGTTTCACAGGATGCTGCCGAGAAGTCTCCCGCGATGGCCGGTACGCTTCCCTACATGGCGCCGGAGATCATCGGTGGTGGCGCGCCCTCGGAGTCGTCAGATCTGTTTGCTGTCGGCGCCACGTTCTTCGAGATGCTCACCGGTCGAAGAGCGTTCTCCGGGGACTCGGAAAGCGAGATCATCGACGGACTGCTGAGCGCGAGTCCGATGCAGGACGTCGAGTTGTTCACCGACGCCCCGTCAGGCCTGATGGTTATCTGCAGCAAACTGCTGCAGAAGGATCCAGCCGGGCGTTTCGCCAGCGCGACTGAGCTGGAGCACGCCTTGATGAAGGGTCAGCGGGTTGCCGTAGAAGATGTTGACATCGCTGCTTATGTCGCGGATCCTTCGGGCTGGGCGCCGCCCGCGGCTCGCGCGAAACCGGTGGACGACAATTCGATGCGCCCGGCTGCCCACGAACGGCGTCTTGCTCGTCCGGTTGCGTCGTGGGCTCTGGCTGTGACCGTCGTCGCAGCAGCGATCTTCCTGGTTACGAGGCTTCTTCCCGACGCTGATTCCGGACGATTGGCTGAAGAGTCGCTGGACTCCGCCACAGTCGACGTGTTGAATACGCGCGTTTCCGAGGACCTGCTTCCAGATGCGTCCACGTCCGAGCGTACGATCCCGATCCTGAATGAAGAACAGAAGCCCGACGTGGAGCCGGAAGCCACGCAGCCAACACGCATTACGACGATCGATCCTGTCGTCCCGGCAACCGCGGCCCTGGATTCTGCCGGCGTCGAAGTCGCCTTCGACACCGCCACGGTTGTCGCGGGCCCCGGCTTCCTGGCAGTAAGATGTATTCCGTGGGCCACGATATGGATCGACGGCGACTCGCTTGCTACGGCTTCGCTCGACACGCTGCGTTTGGCGTCCGGCGATCACGAGATTCTGCTTCGTAATCCCGATTTTCCCGACGTACGGCGAACGGTGCGGATCGACCCTGACGAATTCACCCGATTGGATGTCAGTCTGTGGTCCACGGTTGCCCGGTTGTCGTTGACCGTGATTCCCTGGGCCGAGATAGAGATCGATGGAGCCGTTGTTGATACGATCCCGCCGCAAGTTCGCCCGTTGATACTGGCCCCTGGTGCGCATCGTCTTCGCCTTATCCATCCGGACCTGGGGGAGATTAGCCGCGACATTGTGCTGACGGCCGGCGAACACAGAAATCTGGCGTACAATATGCGACAGGAAAGGTCGCAGTAG